The genomic DNA AGACGGCCGCCGTGCGGTACAAACCCTGGATCGGGTGGTCGTAGTGGATGTGGCCGATTTCATGAGCGATGACGCCGGCGACCTCCTCCGCGCTCCGGGCGTTGTCGATGAGCCCTTTGGTCAAGACGACGATGTCGCCGGGCAGGGCGAACGCGTTGTCCAGCCTCGTGTTGACCACGACGAGGCGCAAGGACGGCGTCTCGGGCATGTTCGCCGTGACGCGCAGCGCCATCGCCTCGAGGGCGTTTCGTCCCTCGGCATCGCTGCAATACGCCCGCCGGTGCCGAGGCGGTCCGCTTTTGTCTATCTCGGCGAGACGGGTGAGCTGCCGCAATGTCATGAAGCCGATGCGTTGCCTGACGGTGTGCGGAGTGACCGCCGCCAGTTGCTCCGACAGGGAAGGCACGACGACCAGGAGGATGAACGCGAGGGACCCCACGGCGGCTCCAGCCCACCCCACGATGCGGGCCAGGCCTCCCCATGACAGACGCACCCGACGATAGAGCCGGGGCGCCACCCCCTCCAGCGTCTCGACCACCCCCGGATCGTCGACCACCAGCCGGGCGGTGGTACCGTCCAGCCCGATCCGCACAGGTTCGCCGTCACGCGGCGGCTCCGCCAGGATCACGCGCTCGGCGGGCCAGTGCGCCAGCATGGCCCCGTGCACGGCGAAGATGATGATGCCCACATCCGTGATCGCGATGACCGCCGGCTGTGACCGGGCCACGATGCCGTCGTAGTAGTTGGCGGCGAACCTCATCCTGGTGTCCTGTCAAAGCCCACCCACATCCAGGGCATCGGCCAGTCCCTCGCCATGCCTCGGAAGCGCGGCCGTCGCCTTGGACCGTTCGATCCAGCGCCTCGTGCCGTTCGAGGCTCAGCGTTCCGCAGATGTTCGTCAACAATGTGACCTTGACCAACAGCATCCGGATAAAGCCATAGAACCAATAGATGGCCAGGAGCACGGCCGTCGTCATCAGGAAGACCACTTGGCTACCCGTTACCTCGTTCAGCTTGAGGACGCCGATCAGGCCGCCGAGCACCCCGATCAGCAGGAACAGCGCGACGCCGACAACCACGACGAGAAACGCGAAATAGACTCCATAGACGACGGGCGTGTTCATCCTGGAGCTCAGCCGGGTCTCGCCGATGCGCATGGCGCCGACGAAATAGCGGAACTCTCCAACGCGGTACCAGACAAACAGGGAAAGGCTCAGCACGACGAGCCACAGCGGCATGAGATCGAACTTGCGCACCACGAACAGGACCAATGGCGCGGGATTCGCAATGACATTGCCTTCCCGCAACGCGTTCCACAGGGAACCGAGGGCTTCGAAGCCTTCGCCGTTCACGGCGACGAAAAGCCCGATGGCCGCGAGACCAGGCGCCACGACCGTCAGCCAACGCCGCAACAACCCGCCCGCGCCCGCATCGAAAAAGACGCTGACGGAGCCGAACCGAACGTTGTTGGCGAAGTAGCGGGCCGTGGCGATGCGCAGCCAGGGATAGGCCAGACCCAGGGTCGCCACGGTCATGAGACCGTACAGCAGCCAAATGGCGGCATACTTGAAGGCCGACCCGTGGAGCCCGAACCGCACGCCACGCCACGCCGTACGGGTCAGACGATAGCGGCGCACGCGATAGACGGCCACCTGAATGAGAAAGGCAAGCACCGCGTAGTAGAAGAGCTGCATGGCGATTCCGCTGAAAGGGATCTCCCAGGGGATCAGGAACTGAACGAAATACGAATAGGCGGTCGCGGCCGGCGCGAAGAACACGATGACGACCAGGAACCCGATCAACAACTCGGTTCCCGTGCCGAGATACTCCAGAGGCTCGCCCAGGATCTTGACGTGGCGCCAGAGGAGGTGCCGGACGCGTGTCTTTGCCCAGAATCGATAGATTCCGAGGGTGAGGAGGCTCAGGAGCAGATTGCGTATCAGCAGGCGGGCGAGTTCGCTTCGAAGGCCATCGAACACCACTGTCCCGGGCCGGGCGGGCTCAGCGACCCCTTCTTCACCGAGAATGCCGCCAGATTCGTTCATGGTCGAAGCGCCGTCGCGTGGAGGTGTCATGGGCCAGTCCCGGCGTCCGGCGCGTCCCTCCACTTTCGACTGTGGCATACACCACGGCCAATTTCCAACCGGTCGGAAGAAATCGGAGAAACCCGGTATTCGAGCGGAGCACTGATATGATTCGCGAGGAAATCCGGTAAGTTGCAACGCCCCTTGGCGATGGAACTCCTTCCGGCATGACCTCGATCCGGCGCCGTGGACATCCACACCACCACAGTGTAAAACCGCTGGCATGGCCGGTCCCGTCGGCCTCGGCCATCTCGACGAGCTCGAGGCTGAATCCATCTACATCCTGCGCGAGGCGGCGGCCGCGTTCTCGAAACCGGTCCTGCTCTACTCCATCGGCAAGGACAGCTCGGTGCTCGTGCGGCTCGCGCAGAAGGCCTTCCATCCCGCGCCGCCGCCCTTCCCGCTGCTGCACGTGGACACCACCTGGAAGTTTCCGGAGATGTACGAGTTCCGCGACCGCACGGCGCGGGAGACCGGAATGGAGCTCATCGTCCATGTCAACGAGGAAGGCGTCGCCCGGGGCATCAATCCCTTCACGCATGGCTCCGCGCTCCACACCGACGTGATGAAGACCCAGGCCTTGAAACAGGCGTTGGACAAGTACCGCTTCGACGCCGCCCTGGCGGGAGCGCGGCGCGACGAAGAGATGTCCCGGGCCAAGGAAAGGGTGTTCTCGCTGCGCACCCGGACCCATCGCTGGGACCCCAAGAACCAGCGCCCCGAGCTCTGGCACCTCTACAACACCCACCTCCGGGACGGCGAGTCCATGCGCGTCTTCCCGCTTTCCAACTGGACCGAACTGGACGTCTGGCACTACATCGACCGGGAGAACATCCCCGTGGTGCCGCTCTACTTCGCCGCCCCGCGCCCGGTGGTGCACCGTTCGGGAACTCTGATCATGGTGGCAGACGAACGCATGAAGCTCGAACCCGGCGAGGAGCCCGAGGTGAAGCGGGTGCGTTTCCGCACGCTTGGATGCTATCCGCTGTCGGGCGCCATCAAGTCCGGCGCCGACAGCGTGCCGGCCATCATCCGCGAGATGCTGACGGCCACGCACTCCGAGCGCCAGGGACGCGTCATCGACCATGACGGGGAAGGTTCCATGGAGCGCAAGAAGCAGGAGGGCTACTTCTGAATGCGCGGCACCGCCGCCGACCAGGTCATCGACTAGCTGACGCGCGGGCTTGACTCGTAGGGCGCCATTGGGTACTAATCGGAACTATTACTGATAAGGAGGACACCTATGGCAAGCATCAACGGCACCAAGAGCCACGAGAACCTGAAGAACGCCTTCGCGGGCGAGTCCCAGGCCAATCGTCGCTACCTCTACTTCGCCCGGCAGGCGGACATCGAGGGATACCCCGACATGGGCGGGTTGTTCCGCGACACCTCCGAGGCGGAGACGGGGCACGCGTTCGGTCACCTCGACTTCCTGAAGGAAGTCGGCGACCCCTGCACCGGCGTTCCCATCGGCACCACCGAGAAGAACCTGAAGTCCGCGGTGGAGGGCGAAACCTACGAGTACACCGAGATGTACCCCGGCTTCGCCAAGACCGCCCGGGACGAGGGCCTGGAGGAGTTGGCCGAGTGGTTCGAGACCCTGGCCAAGGCCGAGAAATCCCACGCCGGCCGCTTCAACAAGGGCCTGCAGGCCGTCGCCGGCAAGGATCCCGCGGACGCCGGTTGATCCGCGTCTGATCCGTCAAACCGGAGTCTTGCCGCCCCGTTTCCCGGTTCAGGCCCGCGTGGGCGGGGCGGCAAGGTCCTTTCGCTGACGCAGCCACATGGAAAAGGTCACCCTGAACGACATCGTCGGCGCCGGCGCCTACGAGCAGAAGCGCGACGCCTTCCGGCGCGAGATCATCGACCTCAAGAAGCGCCGGCGCGTGTCCGTGGGCGACAAGGTATCGCTCGTGTTCGAGAACCGCGCCACGGTGATCTTCCAGATACAGGAGATGCTCCGGGCCGAGAGCATCCGCGACCTGGACAAGATCCGCGAGGAGATCGACGTCTACAACGAGCTCATTCCGGGCGCCGGAGAGCTGCGCGCGACGCTCTTCCTGGAGATCGAGGACCAGACCAACCTGCGCGAGGCGCTGCTCGAGTTCCTCGGCATCGACGAGCGCGTCTTCCTGTGCATGGGCACCGGCCGTTCGGTCCGCGCCGGCTTCGAGGAGGGGCGCAGCAAGGAAGACAAGATCAGCGCGGTGCAGTACGTCACCTTCGGCCTCGCCCCCGATGACGTGGAAGCGCTGCGCGAGGCGGATGCCCGGATCGTGGTGGACCACGAGAACTACCACGCCGAGGCCGTGCTGGGCGAGGCCACCAAGGCGGAGCTGCTCAGGGACTTGGGGTAGCTCCGGCGGTTGCGCGCGGCGTGAGCCCGCGGACCGCGGGATCGTTCATGTCCACGAGACGCACGCGACAGCTTGAGGTGATCTGGGAGGCCGTGAAGGGCGAGATGTCGCATCCCACCGCGGACCAGATCTACGAGCGGGTGCGGCGGGACATGCCGCACATCAGCCTCGGCACGGTCTACCGAAACCTCCAGAAGCTGGCCGCCGACGGCAAGCTGCAGATCCTCACCATCGACCGCACCCAGCACTTCGACCCCCTGCTGAAAAAGCACCCGCATTTCATTTGCGAAAGCTGCGGAAAGGTCTATGATGTCACGCTGGACCGTAGCGACGAAGCGGCACCGGTGCTGTCGCCGGAGACGGGCTTCACGGTGACGTCCCACCAGCTTTCCCTCTACGGTACGTGCGAGATGTGCTCTTGATGCCCGCGGCCGGGGCCACTCGGGAGGAAGCCATGTCAAGGCGCGTGTTTACCGGAATCGTGCTCGTTCTGGCGGTGCTGTTGAGCGCACAGGCCGCCGTCGCCATCTGTAATCCCAACGTGGTCAAGACCCTCGATGCGGGACCCCACCTGGCCCGTTCCGTCGGCATGCTTGCCGGCGCCACCGCCCCCGGCGACGCGGACATCGGCCTCGGCCAGTACAGCGTGCGCTGGTTTGGCCACTCCAGCTTCGCCATCCGCTCGGGCACCGGCACCCGGGTGGTGGCCGACCCCAACTTCGACGTGACCCCGGGCATCACCGCCGACGCGGTGACCGTGAGCAACGACCACTACACGCACAACAACGTCGAGGCCGTGCGCGGGGAGCCGCTGGTGCTGCGCGGCATCACGCTGGACCAGCGCTGGCAGCCGGTGCGCCGGAAGGTCAGGGACATCGTGGTGGTGAACCTGCCCAGCGCCCGCAGCTACGACTTCAGCCGCATCGCCAACTCCATCTTCGTCTTCGAGATGGGCAGCCTGTGCCTCGCCCACTTGGGCAACATCGGCCACCTGCTCACCGAGAAGCAGGTGAAGCTGCTGCGCCGGGTAGACGTCATGATGGTCCCCATCGACGCGCGCAACAACCTGGGCTTCGGCGACCTCGTGAAGGTCATCGAGCAGGTCAAGCCGCCCATCGTGCTGCCGATGCACTACGACAACCCGTACCAGGCCGAGTACTTCGCGTCCCACATCAACGGCCGCTATCCGGTGCGCCCGCAAGCCGATTCCCGGCTCGTGCTCACGCGCAAGATGCTCCCCAAGAGCACCGAACTGTTCATCCTGCCGCACCCCAACCCCTACGCCGTGAGACGGCGCTGGTGGGGCGGCTCGGACGACGACCGATAAGGCGGTCCACGTTCATTCCATTGGACACGACCATCACGATTGACGATTTCCGCAACCTGGACTTGCGCGTCGGCACGGTCACGAGCGCCGAGCCCCATCCCAACGCCGACCGGCTCATGGTGCTCAAGGTGGACCTGGGCTCGGAAGAGCGCCAGCTCGTGGCCGGCGTCCGCGGCCACTACAGCGCGGAGGAGCTGACGGGGCGCCAGCTCGTGGTGGTGGCGAACCTGAAGCCCGCGAAGCTGAGAGGCATCGAGAGCCAGGGCATGATCCTGGCAGCATCCACCGACGACCAACTCGTCATCCTGGCGCCGGAGCAGCACATCGCGCCCGGCGCCAAGGTCTCCTGACACGCCCGAGTGTCTCCCATCGACAAAGCCGCGGGTACCTGCTGTGTGGTGGACCTGTCGGCCCT from Deltaproteobacteria bacterium includes the following:
- a CDS encoding DUF898 family protein, encoding MNESGGILGEEGVAEPARPGTVVFDGLRSELARLLIRNLLLSLLTLGIYRFWAKTRVRHLLWRHVKILGEPLEYLGTGTELLIGFLVVIVFFAPAATAYSYFVQFLIPWEIPFSGIAMQLFYYAVLAFLIQVAVYRVRRYRLTRTAWRGVRFGLHGSAFKYAAIWLLYGLMTVATLGLAYPWLRIATARYFANNVRFGSVSVFFDAGAGGLLRRWLTVVAPGLAAIGLFVAVNGEGFEALGSLWNALREGNVIANPAPLVLFVVRKFDLMPLWLVVLSLSLFVWYRVGEFRYFVGAMRIGETRLSSRMNTPVVYGVYFAFLVVVVGVALFLLIGVLGGLIGVLKLNEVTGSQVVFLMTTAVLLAIYWFYGFIRMLLVKVTLLTNICGTLSLERHEALDRTVQGDGRASEAWRGTGRCPGCGWALTGHQDEVRRQLLRRHRGPVTAGGHRDHGCGHHHLRRARGHAGALARRARDPGGAAA
- the cysD gene encoding sulfate adenylyltransferase subunit CysD, with the protein product MAGPVGLGHLDELEAESIYILREAAAAFSKPVLLYSIGKDSSVLVRLAQKAFHPAPPPFPLLHVDTTWKFPEMYEFRDRTARETGMELIVHVNEEGVARGINPFTHGSALHTDVMKTQALKQALDKYRFDAALAGARRDEEMSRAKERVFSLRTRTHRWDPKNQRPELWHLYNTHLRDGESMRVFPLSNWTELDVWHYIDRENIPVVPLYFAAPRPVVHRSGTLIMVADERMKLEPGEEPEVKRVRFRTLGCYPLSGAIKSGADSVPAIIREMLTATHSERQGRVIDHDGEGSMERKKQEGYF
- a CDS encoding rubrerythrin family protein — its product is MASINGTKSHENLKNAFAGESQANRRYLYFARQADIEGYPDMGGLFRDTSEAETGHAFGHLDFLKEVGDPCTGVPIGTTEKNLKSAVEGETYEYTEMYPGFAKTARDEGLEELAEWFETLAKAEKSHAGRFNKGLQAVAGKDPADAG
- a CDS encoding DUF3501 family protein codes for the protein MEKVTLNDIVGAGAYEQKRDAFRREIIDLKKRRRVSVGDKVSLVFENRATVIFQIQEMLRAESIRDLDKIREEIDVYNELIPGAGELRATLFLEIEDQTNLREALLEFLGIDERVFLCMGTGRSVRAGFEEGRSKEDKISAVQYVTFGLAPDDVEALREADARIVVDHENYHAEAVLGEATKAELLRDLG
- a CDS encoding transcriptional repressor codes for the protein MSTRRTRQLEVIWEAVKGEMSHPTADQIYERVRRDMPHISLGTVYRNLQKLAADGKLQILTIDRTQHFDPLLKKHPHFICESCGKVYDVTLDRSDEAAPVLSPETGFTVTSHQLSLYGTCEMCS
- a CDS encoding MBL fold metallo-hydrolase is translated as MSRRVFTGIVLVLAVLLSAQAAVAICNPNVVKTLDAGPHLARSVGMLAGATAPGDADIGLGQYSVRWFGHSSFAIRSGTGTRVVADPNFDVTPGITADAVTVSNDHYTHNNVEAVRGEPLVLRGITLDQRWQPVRRKVRDIVVVNLPSARSYDFSRIANSIFVFEMGSLCLAHLGNIGHLLTEKQVKLLRRVDVMMVPIDARNNLGFGDLVKVIEQVKPPIVLPMHYDNPYQAEYFASHINGRYPVRPQADSRLVLTRKMLPKSTELFILPHPNPYAVRRRWWGGSDDDR
- the metG gene encoding methionine--tRNA ligase subunit beta; protein product: MDTTITIDDFRNLDLRVGTVTSAEPHPNADRLMVLKVDLGSEERQLVAGVRGHYSAEELTGRQLVVVANLKPAKLRGIESQGMILAASTDDQLVILAPEQHIAPGAKVS